The nucleotide sequence CTGCGAATACACTTCTCTACAGTTCTCACTCAAAGTTTCCGTTTTCATGTCTGATCCATCAGCTGACTCTAAAAAAAAATCTGGTTCTGCGCTGATCTGGAAACTGACGAAATGGGGATTACTGGCGCTGGTACTCTACTTTGTCTGGAAGCAGGGGGCACAGCTTTACGAGCAGCAGCAGGAAGCAATCACAGAAATTCAAATCAGCCCCGTCTGGCTGATTTTGTCAGGAATCTGCTATTTCATAGCCTGGTTACCTTCCGTCTGGTTCTGGCAGCAACTGATGCTTGCCTCCGGGGAAAAAGTCGATTTCTGGCCGACAGCGCGTGCCTATTATTGTGGTCATCTGGGAAAGTACATTCCCGGCAAAGTGACCGTCCTTTTAATTCGTGCTACGCTGCTTAAGGAATATGGCGTGCGTGTTTCGGTAGCCGCTGTGACAGCCGCGTATGAAACGCTGGCAGTCATGGGAGTCGGACTGGTCCTGTTTCTGGCATTGATCCCGTTTGTGATCGACGTCGATCAACTGGATGACTGGCCGGCGTGGGTTCAGTATCTTCAAGCACACCCTTTCCTTGTCCCGACTTTGATTCTGGTTGTTCTCTTTATCTCCCTGCCTCTGGTGGCACGACTGTTAAATTTATTTTCGAAAAAGTTCTCCCGATCCAATGTGGAAGCAACAGCCGAAGAACCACAGCCGGAGTTTTCCCTGCGACTGTTATATGCAGGCGTGTTGATGTTCCTGCTCAGCTGGAGCCTGCATGGTTTGAGCCTGGGACTGACACTGGCCTCAATCAGCGATCAAGGCCTGGTCTGGCAGGAATGGCCGCGCTGGATCGCTGCGGTGTCGGCTGCGTATGCGCTGGGCTTTCTGGCCTTGTTTGCTCCTGCAGGTCTGGGGGTAAGGGAAGGGTTAATC is from Gimesia maris and encodes:
- a CDS encoding lysylphosphatidylglycerol synthase transmembrane domain-containing protein → MSDPSADSKKKSGSALIWKLTKWGLLALVLYFVWKQGAQLYEQQQEAITEIQISPVWLILSGICYFIAWLPSVWFWQQLMLASGEKVDFWPTARAYYCGHLGKYIPGKVTVLLIRATLLKEYGVRVSVAAVTAAYETLAVMGVGLVLFLALIPFVIDVDQLDDWPAWVQYLQAHPFLVPTLILVVLFISLPLVARLLNLFSKKFSRSNVEATAEEPQPEFSLRLLYAGVLMFLLSWSLHGLSLGLTLASISDQGLVWQEWPRWIAAVSAAYALGFLALFAPAGLGVREGLISAILAGSPLIGDINAFVAAILVRIVSFASELLSAFVLYYSIGSQASTDTGSVQNQPASDTNEIV